GCTATACTGTTGCTTCCTTTGCCGGGAAGGGGTGAATAAAAACGGCGAACCTCCTTATCCTGCGCTCGCGAAGTGACTTTTTAAGGGTCAACTATCTAAAAAATCAAGGGATGGCAGTATGAACGATATGGCGGCGTTTGTTCAGAATTCGTCCATGGAAGATAAAATTGAATTTGCCATGTGCCTGCTTGCGCAGATGTCCATACGCGATTTGATGGACAGGAATAATTGCGGTATGACAGACGCCGTTGCGGACTTTATGGAATCGACGACCGCCGTTTGCCTGTTTGACAAGGAGACGGGCCTTTGGGAAAATGGCCCCGATTACATTGTAGGCGAATACGAACAGGAAAAACGTCGGGCATTGGCCTAGATTTCCCTATGGATAAGGACAAAATTCAACATAAGGAACTTGCCGCGGGCAGGTGGGCTGAAATGCCGCTTGCGCTCCAGATGTTGAATATCGGCAGCGAGATTTCCCGTGCGAACCGCTGGAAATCCAAAGGCAACCAGAACCAGGTGGAAAGGGCGGTAGAGTATAGGTTGAAAAGGCTGGCCGCGTAAGGAGCCTGCTTAGGCTAGACTTCGAGTTGAGTCAGTTTCCCGTTTTCCTGTTCCGCCTTGAATATGTCGTAGACATAGGGAGAACTTTCAAGGTAAAGTCCGGTTTCCGGGTCAACTAGTTTGGCGAATGTTTCAGAAGCGTAGAACCTACGCATAGCCTCGATGAGAGAGAGTTTCTGGTCTTCCATCACATACGAGATGATGTCTCCCGTTATGAGTTCAGCAAGCATTTTTGGCTTAGACATGGGCCGACTCCTTCTTTTTCAACAGCGCAATCGCTTTTTCTGAGTGGAAGAGAATCACTGTATCTTCCCTCCGTTCTGCTGGCTGACTAGCGTCAGGTCGTTGATGGCGTCTTCAAATGAAAGCGTATGCTCCACATCGTAGAATTCGACAAGGAAATCCATCGCTCCGTGATTGCATAGATAATCAAAAGCCTGCTTTTCGGTGAGGCTCTTGTTTGCGGCGAACTCGTTGACGCATGCAACGGTATATCTGATCAGTTTCTTGTCCATTTCTTAGATAATATACATCTTGACATCGCCGTTGTCCGTAACGGTGAAACTGTAGTTGGCGATAATCATGTCGGCCTTGTCGGCGATTTCATTAAGCTGTTGCTCGGACATTGTCCACCTCGACAGATGTTATCGGTGGCAAGAAAATTTTCGGGTCGATGTAAAGGTCTTCAAGGATAGGGACCAGGTCGATATAGTCCTCGACGAGTTTGTCCTTGTTCTGGCTATATACGGCATCGACCACCAGGTAGCCGTTGTCCCATTCCTTCACCTTTGCAATCTTGACAAGGCTATACGGCCCCTTGAACCGTATAGTCCGCCCGTTAAAGGAGAAGGATATGTAACATCCGTCATTTGACAGGATTGCCTTAGAATTGACCATATTTGAAATATAATTTAATTGGCGGGCTTAGTCAATAGCCTTAGGGGTCTGACTAAATGCTCGCTTGCACGATTCCTGTAAAAAAGGTATATTCAATGGTAAAAAGAGGTATATTCTGACTGGGTTTGAAAAATATTTGAAGGATTATTTTGATCGAAAGGAAGCGCTTGCTTACCGTTCAAAGATTATACAACGTACAGAAAACCTGTTTGAACGAAACGCTTTGTTGGAAGAGTATTATCCACTTCGCTTTTTAATCTGGACGGAAAATGTTGAGAAAAATCGTAATTGAAAATCTGGGTGTGTTTAACCTCATTTTTGCCTAAAAACCACCTACAATTGTGTAAAGTCGCTTCCGCATTTGCGGGAGCGGCTTTTACATTGTGGGGGAGTTGCTTGAACTTTTGCTTTTGTTACAATGTCACTTGTGTAAAGCAGCGGGGGCAAATGTCCGGGCGGTTTTGTCACTTGTGCAAAACGGCCCGGTCTTTTGCCGGAGTGCCTTTTACAAGTTGAACAGGATGCCTGAACATTTGGCCGAGCACCTTCACCGTTTAGGTGATGGTGCTGGGGCATTTGCTGGAGCGGCATTTACAAAGTATATATTCAGGGTGGGCGAGCCGCCATACATTCTTGTCCTGAGCGGAGGCTGTCATTCTGGAGCGAAGCGATAGAATCCAGGCATAGCCCTGATAGGATCTCAAAGCATTAAAAAGGACCGCAGCGATGCGGCCCTTTTTGTATATGGAGGGGGAGGAATCCCCCTGGCTTCAGCCCCTTTGGGTCTTCCGCGCACCCCCACTGCGGGCTTCAGACGCCAGCCCGCAACGCCCGGGCTTGATTGAAAAAGAATTTTAAGACCATTTATTGGTTCGTTGTCTTTTTTTCTAAAATGATATAATTTATGTGCTAGGAATTACAAAAGGATTTTTGTATGAAAATTGGTAAACAAACAACTAGAGTTTATGGAATTGCTGACCCGGCATTACAGCGGATGCCTATAGAAAGAATGTACCTAGAACAATATGTTGTTCAACTATTCGCCAATATCAATGCTACAGGCCATAACCATAATCGGCCTATTTCGTGCGGAACGGCCTCGATAATTCCGCTTGGTGGTCGGATATTCTTGCTGACTGCAGCTCATGTTGCCGATGAAATGAATTTGGCGGTACCTTGCCCTGGTTCTACAAAAATAGTGCAACCAATTTATATGTCTTTAGAAGGGACTAGGCTTTTATCTGTTGCTCCATCTATTATAAGAAATAAGGATGACAAAGATTGGGCCTTAATTCCTGCTGCAGATGAAATTATCATAGGCTTTCAGAATATAGGTCTTAGACTCTCCAATTATAACGCTCTGCCTACTGCAAAAATCTATACAGTTGTTGGTTTTCCCTCGTCCCGATGCAAGGCTGTTCGATATAAGGGAAAAGCGTATATCAAGAGTAGATCGTATTCATATTCATCGCCGGAAGCGGATCTAGCAACTTATAAAAAATATGGATTAGATCCCAAACTCCATATAGCCATACCATTCAATAGGGGATATGGTTTTTATGATTTGTCAAATCCAAAGCGAAAAAATGTCTTTCCTGATACTCATGCGATGAGTGGCTCTCCGATATATAATGAAAGAGGCTTTCTTGTTGGCATCTTTACAGCTTGTTCCAAAGATAAGGAAGTTTTGCTTGGAACTAGATTTAGCGCGATTGTTGAGGATATTTCATCAGATTCTAAAATGAATGTTGATTTTTGGCCGGCGAAAAATCAGGTGGCAAGTAGTGACAATTCTGAATTGAAAATAAGGCCGTGAACAGCCACATCGACCATAAGAAGGCCCACCTGAAACTTCGCAAGGGAAGGGGCAAGATTACCGTGACTCCGGAAAAACCCGAAACGGCGGTAATCGAAATCCCCACCGAAACGAAGGACGAGGAAAATGCCGCATAACAATCAAATACAAGACATGAACAACGAATCTCCTGCCTGATTGGATATCAGACAGGAGTTTTTTTTCTGTATGACCAGCCCTAGTCGGGTATGCCAATACATCCACATTTGGTGGCTTAGCCCATAAAACTCCAGAAAAAATTTTTCTATAAGTGGTGAAAAAAAAGTCTAGCAGATAATAAATAAATAATTTTAATCCTTTTTTTTGCATATAGGAATGTGTTGAATTAAATTTACAATCCTTGCCGCTTGTCATAATTTATATTTACAGTATGCTTTCAAAAATCTTACAGGCTTTGCTTGCTCTTTGCTCTTTTGTGTTTTCGCAATCTGTGGAAACGGGCGATGCGTTCAATAAATATATGTCCCCTGATGGTGGGATAAACCCTTTATCTGGAACGGTTAGCTTTAGTGTTCCTCTTGCAACGCTGTCTGCAGGGGGTGTATCCACCTCGTTTGCTTTGAATTATTCGGGTAATGTTTCTCAGAGTGTAAAAAATCGAAATGACTTGAGTCCGACTAGCTGGGTTGGTTTAGGTTGGTCTATGGGTTTTGCTAAAATCGTTAGCGAAAACAACCATTCGATGAGCCTTTTGGATGATTTTTATTACCTAGTAACAGCAGAGGGGATTCGTTATAAGTTGATTTATGAGGGAAATCGATGGTGGATTGAAGGTTTGCCATATTGGTTGGTTGAAAGACATGTTGAAACAAAAATTTTGAGTGGCAAAACTTTTGAAATTGTCGTTGGATGGGTTCTGACAGATGATTCGGGCAATAAGTACCAATATGGAGATATGTCTTATTGTTTGACCAATGCTTTAGATACAGCCTGTAGTGCGCAAGGAGCGACTGCGTATGAGCTAGGTTTTCCTGCATTTGGGCACACGGGCGAGTCTATTGACGGGGACGATGTTCCTTATCCTGTTTCTTGGAGCCTAGCTAAAATTTATGATTGGAAAAATAATTCTTTAATATATTCTTATTACCAGTTTCAGGAAAAAATAAAGCATGGTTCCTGGACTTCTCAAAACAGATATACAAAAGAAACATACTTAAAAGAGGTTCGTTCCTCGATGGGTTCTTATGTAAAGTTTGTTCTTTCAGATAAAAATGAAGGTGATTTTGAAGGTGAAGTGGTTGATGCTATCGGAAAAGAAGAACTTTCTGCTGATGATGAAAATGATGCGTTTGTGGACCCCCTGGAACGAAAATTCTTGTCTAAGGTAGAACTTTATGGAATGGATGGCGAAATTCTGCAAACGGTAGGCTTCTGTTATGAAGCTTTGAAAGTTTCTCCAAGTCTAGACGCCGACGAAAATAAAAAATACACCAAGCGTTTATTGACACGAATAGTGTGGGCGAATGGCGCCGGAAAGGAAACGAAACGAGAATCGTATGAATACTACGATAATGTGTATAAAGCGTATTTGAATGATTCCTACGCGTTAGGCATGATGAAGGAAATTCAGGGGGCGAACTGCGGAAAAGTGTCATTTGATTATGTCTATCAGGCCATAGATAAACAACCGTTGACTATTCACTCGGAGAAATTGCCTGTCGTCAACGTGTCGCTAGGTTACTTGGAGGACGGAACTCCCTATTTGTTAGGTGTTGACAAGAACGAAAAAAAAGTTGTTGTTTATTATTGGCGAAACGGCGCCTGGAATATACGAAAGGAATTAAGTTCACTGCCGTATCATGACAAAGGGTATTTTATTACGGAGAAAAACAACTGGTTCGCCTATGTGACAGGTAATGGCGTTAGCTACGATATGTATCCTGTTGTATGGGATGGTGCTTCGTGGCAAGTGAAGCCTTATGTTCATGATGATGGTGATAAGGAATTGGTGCTTACAGGTCCTAATTATATAGTAAAGGGCAACCTGTCTTCAACTAAATCAACCTTGACGCTCACAGTTCCTTGGACTCTATGGGGAAATACTTTTGTAATAGATACTCTTTCTGCTGATGAAGGGAGTATGGATAATCAGTTCCTTCAGATTTATCCGTCGGAAAATCATATTGCTGTATCTTATATAGGTAAAGATTGGGGGAACAACTACCGAGTAAGAATTTTTTCTTTTAAGTACGATGCATCCGGAATTTCTGTTCAAAAAACCTATGATAATGATGATTTGGACGACGATAATCGTTACTATTGGGGAAACGGTTACTTGTTTGGTGCCGTGGAGTCCACTGGCCTTTGGGGGCAACGAGCAGAAGCGTATCATTGGAATGGTAGTGGTTGGACAAAATTGCTTAACTATGATGTTCATGGGGTTCAGGGTGTTCCGAGGGCGCAGGCTGTAGGTTATAATTATGTCGCTATGCGACACAATGACAACGATGACTTGACTTTATTTGATTGGGATGGTGAATCCTGGCGGATTCCTTTTGAAAATAGGAATATGGTTCATCATGATGATTTTGACCTTTTGGAAGAGGCGGAATGGGATGCTGTTGGGAGTAGCAATTTCTTTGTGACAAGAAGACCCAAAGTAGATAACATTATTGAAATACCTTACATTTGTTGGCCGAAATTTAAGCGTTGGGGTGTAAAGTGGAAATGTAAATATGTGAGAGTGTGGAGTGAAACCCACCCCGGTGCAAATATTGAATTGTTTGAGCGGCAAAATGATGGTGGGTGGATAAGATATGGTGAAGTAAATACTGATGATTCCAAAAGTGAAAAACATTTGGTTGTTGGCTCGAATTGGTATATAGAGAAACAATCAAACAAGGCTTTTCTGTGGGACGGCGTAAAATGGAACGAAGAACAACTTGATATAAATTGGAGTCACTTTGAGGATATCCGAAACCCGAGCGGACAAGGACCGACTACGGTTGAAGTCTTTGACGAGTCTTATACAATAGGTGATTTCTTTGCTGTTGAAGGAGCTGCCGAAACAACGGAAGCCGGAACAACGACAATCTACTATAAGAAAAATGATTCCTTCGTAAAGAATAAGGGGGTTCTGCTTGTTGGACAGAAAACTGTGCATGACCCTATTGTAGATAAGAAATTTTCTTACAAGTATGTTTATAATTTTGACAATGCTCCGGATGTTGCCTTTGACTATGTAAATAATACACCTTTAATAACGACTGTTCGCATTGAATTGCCTGATAATTCAGGGATGATCGAAAGAGAATTGTGCCCAATTGATTATGACAGTGTTGGCCTTGGCTTAGGGAAAATTTGTAGCGAAAAGACCTTCGTTGGGGAGGTTGTTGAAAAAAGTTCGATTTCAAGGTATTCTCGTTATCGCAATTCTAACTGGCCGAATTTGTTGCATGTTGATGCGGTCAGTTCTGTTGAAACGTATATCAAGGGAGTCAAGAGCAAGGATTCGATAGAGTATAATATTGCGCTTAATGGACTGCCCTCAAGAAAATTGTTTTTTGAAAACGGTTCGAATGATATCTCTAATGAGCAGGTTCTCAGATATTCGGCGGAAGAATATGCTTTTGAACGTAATGAAAATCATCTCCGCAACCCATTGCTTTCTTATTCATGTAAGCCCAATTGCACTTCGGGAAAAGTAGTTCAGGCTACGGCGGCTCGTTATGCCGCTGCAAACGACTCAATAGGAATACCGCACCTTGTTGAAGAATGGGCTTATAATCCTGAGGAACTCGTAAATGGAAATTCGTTCCAGGGAATTCCTTGGGCTCTTGATGCGAACCCGAGTGCTATATGGAAAAAGAATTCTGAAATCTCAAAATATTGGAATGGTTTTGCGGTAGAACGAAAGGATGCTCTTGGTAACAAGACCGCGCGGATAGTTGATGATGACTCAATTGCTTTTGAACGTGCCGTGGTGCAAAATGCCGGATTTGATGAAATTCTTGTTATTCCTGGTGATCGTTGTGACGAAAATGGCATGGAAGTGACTAGTGAATGTCACTTGTTGCCTTTACAGGGAAGAGCAACCGATGGCGAAGGTGCGTCTAATGGTCGCTTTTCAAAAGTCGTGATGGATTTGAGATATGGCTTTTCAGGTGTCGTCAAGCAGGCAAGGCAAGGTAAATATCGTTTTTCCGCATGGGTCCAAAATGCGGACAACACATCTGCAACAGTTACGTTGTCACTTAATGGAATACAGAAATATAACTGGACTTTAGATGGGAATGCAGCCGGTAAATGGCATTATGTCGAGTGGGAAGGCGAAGTGAATTCGGGTTTACAGAATGTTTCCTTGTCTGGTACGGGAAATACTCGTGTGCAGGATATTCGGATGATTCCCGCTGGTGCTGCAGCCATGGTCAAATACTATGATGTACACTTCGGGATGCCTGTTGCCGAAGTTGATGATCGAGGTGTTGGTAAGCATATTACGCTGGATGGAAACGGACGGATCAAAAAGACTTTTGGTGAAGATGTTTCCGGTAGTCTACGGCTTGTAAGCGAAAATGATTTCATCGATGCAAGATGTAGCGATCCTTCTCTTGGTTCAGATGACTTGGCGTCTTTATCTTTTGATTCCAAACCGATTCTGCAGTCTTCGACTAATCGAAACTTGCAATATGTATTGGCCGGAAACAAGGAGGATGTAGTTATTTCTTGGGAACCAAAGAATTCGGAAGATGCAGTCCGTTATCGTCTTTATGCGGACGGAGAGTCTGCTTCGGCTGGATGGCATTACGACTGTTGCTCTGCTACCGATGGGTTGTATGCTACATTTGATAACAATACCTCATATACATTGGAAATAGATGTCGGGGCGGATAGTGTCGGGATTTATACTGTGCATATTCAGAAAGCCTCTTCCGGGTGGGTTGGCTATGGAAATGTCTTGAGAAAGGCAGAAATGCCGCTGTTTATAAATAGGGGCGATTCTTCGAAAATAGTCTATTCTGCATCAGATGGAGTCTATACGGCTGATTTTAGTGGAAATGTATGGATTGAAAATCTGGTAACTTTGCAAAAATCTAAAGCTCTGTCGGGAACAACGTCTGGTGGAAACAGCTATTTGCTTTCAATGCCGCGAATCCTGATGGTTGATTCTACTAGCAACGAAAATGCTGAACTGTTCTCTGGCAATTCAGAAACATGGACCAACAATGGTTACATTTTTGATGCCTCCGTATACGGGCTTGATTTTGCTATGTCGGCGAATTCAACTGGCAATGTTTGTGCGGCCTATGTAAAGACAGCTGCCCATGATAGCACAACGCCTTCGGTACTAGCTTCCAGTTGTTTTATAAACAATGTATGGATGCCTATAGGTGGCTATACGGTGTTTGGGCAAGATTTTGATGCGCCTCCATCTGTTGTGCCGGGTATTATAGAGAATGGCGATGTGTTTGGCGTTGATTTGACAACAGGTCCTGGCGGAAAACTCTATGTGGCGTACGTTGCACGAAATCCCTATTTTGAACTATATAAGGATGATGTGATTGCTGAACATGGAGATAGCGTTTCTTCTCCCAAATTCTTGATTATAAAGAGTCTTTTTGATTCTTCGGAATCTGGGATATCTGGCTCAGGAAGTATTTGGGCGGGGCCGACTCTTACAAAGGATTCTGCTTCCAATGACATGCTTCCGAATTATCTAGGAGATTTTGTCTTTATGGATGATTCAATACCACTTACCATGGTGAAGCAGTTTAAGATTGTTGGCGATGCTGACTATATCTACCTTGCTGTCGCATACAATGTCTCTGTGGATAATACTGGTAAGACTGCTATTACGGTTCTCAGGGGCGAATTTGTCGACACGGAAGATGAAGATGGTATTCCCGAACATAGACTCCAGTTTACTCCCTACGAGGATGCTTCTATTGTAAATTCTGCGGGATTACCCGTTGAACAGGAACGCCGGATTATTGCTTATTTAGAAAGTGATGCTCCGTTTGATTTTGCTGTTCGGAATGGAATCCCTTATGTCTTGTTTGCGAATAGTCAAAACGAAGATGGACTCACTCTTGTAAGTTATCGAGATTCACGATGGCTTTCTGTTGGTATCCCTGCTTTCATTAAGTCAAATAAAACGGTGAATTCGGCCAGCTTGGCTTTTGGCTCAAATGGAACCCCCGCTGTTGTTGTACGGGCATCGGATAAAGAAACGAAAAGTCGCAGAAAGCATATTGTTCCAATGAAGTATGTATCGGCGGATGACGTTGATATAACTCTTTCTGGAATTCAGGTTACGGGTGCCGTGACAACAATTTCGTCCGAATTCCGTCAATACATTTTAAATTATTCGGCCAAGGTATTGTCGGATGACTCTGTCATTGAAATATCACCCGCCTTGATGGAACCGCTGGATGTAGCTTCTGTGCAGGTGCTTCATAACGGGAACCAGGTTTCCTATGAGGGTGTCAATTTCTTTGGTGCACTGATATCGTGGGTCGGTTCAATATTTTCTCCCGGATATAACTTCCAGGATTTGACAAGTGAAATTCATTTGGAACCTGGAGAGAACCGCATAGAAATAAATGTCATCGGGGCTAATGGCGTATCTTTGACTTATACGATAGACCTGTTTAGGGAATACCCGACTGCGGATTCATCGGATAAAACATTGCAATATAGTGTCAGTACCAACAGCAATTTGATTCCTGTCGGCATAGCTTTGGATACGGCACTATATGTCAGTAGGGGGGATAGTTCGTATCGTAAATTCTGTATTCAGTTCCCGTTCGGCGTTCGTCTGTGGTTCAAGGGAACGACCTATTTCCGCAGCACCTGTGTTGATTTGGATTTCTCCAAGGCTTCAATCGATACGTTATTCTTGGAGGATGAATATGGAAATAAGCAAGTTATTTTCGTTGAAGATGACAACATTGCTGAAAACAAGAATGAAAGCGATGACGATAGTAGCGGAGTTGACGAAAATGAGAATATCCCTTTACCGTATAGGAATTTGTTAGGGCACAAGGTCTATGCTACAGGATATATGGCCCTTTATGATCGGGCTTCGATTTCTGCCGATGAAGTTGTCGGTGAAACGGTCGAGGTTTGCGCAGGAGCAAATGTTCTTGCACAGATGACTGTTGAAGGGGATGTCTTGTTACGGTCCAATTCAAATGTCGAGGATATTACTTTAGGTGGAAATCTGTATATGCAGGATGGTGCAACGCACGGACAAATTGAACATAGGAATGTCCATATTGCGGACATACCTGTAAATTATTTTGTTACAGGAATAACGGATTTTATTGTCGGCGTGAATGATTCGGCAACGATATCTTCTGGTGCATATAAGGATTTCCATGCCTATGCAAATTCGGAAATACATTTTGAGGAGGGGGAATATTATTTCGACTCCTTTGTCGTAGAACCTGATGTCAGGGTGTACTTTGATGGCCCTGTTCGTCTGTGGGTACAAAACGGTATCAGCATTGCTGACCGTGCGGGGCTCTATAATTCTCCAGGTGGAGCAGAAAATGTATTCCTTTATACGAATACAACTGACTTGATGTATTTCGGAGTCTATTCTGATTTTGCGTCCATTCTTGTCGCTCCGTTCGCATCCGTGAGCCTTGCTACTCAATCTAGGTGGGAAGGATTGATTTGGGCTAACAATCTATACGTACAGGCGGATGCCGTAATTGAATAGGAGTGAAAAAATGAAAAAGATACTAATTCTTCTATTCCTGATTGTCGGATTTTCCTTTGCCGATGTCATTGCCCAGCGATATAGCGATGGCAAAATTCATAGGGCGCTTCCCAGCTGGATAGATATGTCAGACGCGGAAGTTGTGCCTTTTTCGGTGAACGGGACTGTTCTCAGTCTTCCCGAAGCAAATCAATTTACATATATGTCGCGGACATATTCAAATCTTACCATTTTTGCCGATGGCCGCATTTCTTTCGGAAATCTGACTAATGGTCTTGATAAGGACATCGAACCCTATCTACAGCCTATTTCTGCCGATGTCAACATGGGAAACTCTTTTAGATGGAGGTCTATCGTCGATGCGAATTCGAATTATCTTACCGTTGTAGAAATGGGGCCGTTTCTGTATAGGGGAAAATCCTATTCTGTCCAGTCGTCTTTCTTTATAGACGGTGAAATTCAGGTACAGCTTTGGCAAAACGATGTTGCTCACGCCAAACCGGAATTGCTTAATTGGATGCGGCCGGTCTTGTATAACGGAACTGTAAAAACGCGTCCGGAGAAGAAACAAGTGACCAGAATGGATGTCTATGGGCCGAATGGTTTGAGACCTGGATGGATAGCGAAATCATTTAACGGGGCCGGGGTTTCTATTACTGAACCAAATGGCATTGGGACTGGCCTTCTAGTGAATATGGGAACATTTTCGCAAGCTGGGGGACTCCTTGCTTATGATTATTCTAGAGAGTACCCCGTAGTTGGTGGAATACGTAATATCGAAGTCAAGATGCTTAATCCGGTCGATGTTGACGATAGTCTTTGCATTTGGTATTTTGACGAATTTCAAGGAACTGTCTATGCAAATTATCCATCTATGAAGATGAACCAGACGATGGGGGTGTTTAGTCCCGAAGACTACACCTACCAGTGGGGTGGACCTTTCTATACATCATCTTATGTGACTAGGCCGGCTCCAGGTTTCAAATTCCAGCTGGCTTACCCACAAAACCAGAATATGACATT
The sequence above is drawn from the Fibrobacter sp. UWT2 genome and encodes:
- a CDS encoding DUF3791 domain-containing protein — translated: MDKKLIRYTVACVNEFAANKSLTEKQAFDYLCNHGAMDFLVEFYDVEHTLSFEDAINDLTLVSQQNGGKIQ